The Streptomyces sp. GSL17-111 region GGCTTCGGCATCGGTTTCCAGGGCGTCTTCGGGATGAGCTGGATCCAGCGCAACATCCACGGCTCGGTGCTCAGCCGCGTCATCTCCGTGGACATGGTGATCGGGTACGCCGTCGCCCCGCTCTCCCTCGTGCTCTGCGGCTCGCTGGCCCGGACGGGCACGGACACGCTGTTCGCCTTCTCGGCCGTGCTGCTCAGCCTGACGGCGCTCGGGGTGCTCAGCTCCAGGACCGTGCGCGGCATGCGCTGACCCAGCCGCCCCGCCGTCCTCACCGCCCCGCCGCCCCGCCGTCGCCCGCGCGACGCGCGGGGCGGCGGGGTTTCAGGAGGCCAGCGCGGCCGCCAACTCGCACAGGGCCGCCCGGTTCGGGCGGCCCGTCTTGGTGCCGAGGGCGGCGATGTGCTTCTCCACGGTGCGCGGCGATATGTAGAGGCGGTCGGCGATGTCCTTGTTGCCCAGCCGCTCCGCCAGAAGCTGGAACACCTCGTACTCGCGCACCGTGACGCCCTGCGTGCGCAGCTCGTCGGGGATGCGGCTCGCGCCGCTGCGCCGCTGGTGCACCGGGGCGCCCATGCCGCGCAGCGCCGCGCGCGAGGCGTTCGCCACGGCCGTCACCGCGTTCTGGTGGAAGTGGAGTTCGGCCTTGCGCAGCCAGGCCACCGGCTCCCCCCAGCCGCTCTCGTGGGCGGCCTCGGCGATCAGCCGCAGCCCCAGGTGCAGCGCCGTCGGGTACGGCGCGGCGACCCGCAACGCCTCCGCGACGGCCGCCTCCGCCGCGTCCCCGCGCCCGTCCCGGCCCAGCAGGACCGCGTCCGCGAAGAGCAGGAACTGCCGGTTCCAGCGCATCCGCCCGGGGGCGGTCGCGGCGACCTCCTCGAACCGGCCCCGGTCGGCCTCCCCCGCCAGCACCTCCAGCAGCAGCCCGATGCCGTACCGGCCGCTGAGGTAGTAGGTGCTGGGGTTGGCGTCCTCCAGCGCGGCGACGGCCCGCAGCTCCGCCAGCGCCCCGGCCCGGTCCTCCTCCAGGAGCGAGCAGAACGCCCGGGCCAGCCCCCGGGTCAGCGGCTCCTCCTGCGACCCGCTGCCGTCCCACTCGGCGAACGCCGCCAGCGCGCCGTCCATGGCCGCCCGGTCGCCCAGGTGCGCGGCCCGGGTCGCCTGCGCCATCAGCACGTACCGGCTCGCCGGGGCCAGCCGGAGCCGCTGGACGACCGCCAGACACTCCCGGCCGGCCTCCCGTGCCGCGTCGAACTCGCCGCGCAGGACGGCGTCGAGGATCAGGATGCCGTCGATGGTGTAGACGATGGTGGCCGAACCGAGCCGCTGCGCCTCGTTCCGTGCCGCGAGCAGCCCGTCCGTACTGCCCTCCGTCAGCCAGCTGTTCCCGCCGATGCGGGTCAGCGCGTACATGCGCTGCACCGGCAGCTGGTGGCGCTCCGCGGTGCTCAGCGCCGACTGGAGCAGGGCCGAGGCCTCGTCGAAGTCCCGCTCCCGGGCCAGCGTCGCCAGGAGCTCCCAGGCCTGGCAGACGACGGTGGCCATCCCGTGCCGTTCGGCCGCCTGGAGCGCCGAGTAGGCCAGCTTCTCCGCCAGTTGGGTACGGTCCGGGCCGGGGGTGTCCAGGGCGAGGTAGGCGGCCGTCACGTCGATGGGCGCGGTGGACCGCTCGTCGGGACCCTCGCCCAGCAGAGCCCGGGCACGGGCGATCTGCCGGTTGCCGTCCTCCCACCGGCCGGAGGTGTGGGCCACCTTGGCGAGCCGGGTGTGGAGCACCGCCAGCCGCTGGGCGCTCAGCCCGCTGCCACCGGGGGTGTGGAGGTGCTCCGCGAAGCTGAAGGCCTGCGCGAAGTCCCCGGCCTCGGCGAGCGCCGGGAGCAACGCCTCCAGGACCTCCGTGCGGCGGGCGGTGTCCTGGTTCCCGGCGAGGAGCCGTTCGGCGCGGCCCAGGAGGGTGACCGCCGAACCGATCGCCCCGGCCGCCAGGGCGCGCAGCCCGGCGTCCGCGAACAGCCGTCCGGCCTCACCGTCCGCGCCCGCCTGCTCGCGCAGTTCGGCCGCCAGCGGGCACCACTCGCCCTCCAGCGCGGGGTGCAGCTTCTGGACGGCGTCCGCCGCGCGGCCCGCCATCTCGGCCCGGTTGCCCGGCGTGAGCTGGGTCATCAGCGCCTCGGCGGTCAGCGCGTGCCGGAACGCGTACCAGTCCGGTGCGGGTTCGTCCGACACGACGAGCTGGGCCGCCACCCCCGCGTGCAGGTGGCTCAGCAGGCCGCGGTCGTCGATGCCGGTCATCCGCTGGAGCACGGTCAGCGGGAACCGTCTGCCGATCACGGCGGCGGCCGAGAGGAGGGTCAGCCCCTGCGGCCCCAGCCGGTCGATGCGCCGCAGGATGCCCCGGGCGAGGGCCGTGGAGACGTCGCTGCGCAGGCTGCCCACGACGCGCCAGCCCTCGTCGCCGCGCACCAGCGCGCCACTGCTGATCAGACCCTGGAGCAGTTCCTCGACGAGGAAGGGGCTCCCGGCGCTGTCGTCCCACAGCCGCTCCAGGACCTCCGGCGGCACCTGCTCGGGCTCGGTGCCGAGCTGGGCGGCGACGACGCCCCCCACCTCGGTGCGGGTCAGCGGCGCCAGCTCCAGCACGGCGCCCGCGCCGCGCCGTCCGGCGGCCTCCGCCATGTCGAGCGCGTCGCACGGCTCCGTGCGGATCGTGGCCAGGAGCACGACGTTGGTGTACTCCAGGTTGTCCACCAGGTACTCGACGACCGCGAGCGTCTCGGGGTCGGCGTCGTGCAGGTCCTCCAGCAGCAGGAGTTGACCGTGCTCCTTCCCCGTGGCGATGAGCAGCCGCAGCACCGCCTCCCCGAGGATGACCATGGAACTGTCTTCCTGGGTGTCGCTGCTCCAGTCCGGGATGATCCGGCCGAGCGTCGGCCGGTAGGGGCCGAGCGGCAGGTCGTCCAGCGGCTCCCCGCTCCGGAAGAGCGTCATCAGCGCTTCGGTCAGCGGCCGGAAGGGCACCGTGGGGCCCGTGGTGCTGCTGCGGCCCCGCAGGACCCGCATCCCCGAGCCGAACGCCGTCCCCGCGGCCTCGGCCGCCAGCCGGGACTTGCCGATGCCCGCCTCCCCCACGAGGAAGACGACCCCGCCGCGGCCCTCCCGGGCGTCGGTCAGCGCCCGGCCGATCTCCGACAGCTCCGGGTCACGACCGACGATGAACCGCGTACGGGAACGCATGAGCGGTCATGGTAGTCAGCGGGCATCTCGACGTGAAGCGTTCGTGTGCGCCCTACATCCGGCTCCGACAATCGGAACTGCGGATTCCGGACCGCCGGGACCGGAGTCCGGACCGGAGTCCGGAGCCCGGTCCGGGCCACGACGGACGGACGGTCAGGACGGCGCCGAGACGCTGGTGTCCATCTGGCTGAGCGTCACGACGACGCCGCTGGTGAGCACGAGCCCGGCGAGCACTCTGGCCCGCGCGCAGGCCCGGTTGCGGCCGCTCAGCGTGACCTGGCCGGCGGGGTCCTCGACGCCGCCGGGCTGGGCGGGGACGGCCTCGGTCGCCTCGGCGGTGGCGGCGGTGGCGGTGGCGGTGGCGGCGGTGACCGGGTGCTTCTGCATGATGACGACCTTTCTGCGGGAGAGGTGGGACGTACGAGCGGTTCCGGTTCAGGTGGTGCGCGACCCCCCGGGCGACGCCGGGGCGGTGTCGAGGAGCAGGACGGACGGGACCCGGTCCGGGAACGCCAGCCGTAGCAGCGCGTACCCGATGCCGGAGAGGCCGGTGAGGAAACCGGGGGAGGGGACGTGGTCGGGGGTGCCGCAGCGGTGACCGTGCTGGTCCAGCCGGCCCAGCACCTCCCCGGTGCGGTAGGTCAGGGCGGAGCGGATCTCCCCGGTGCGCGGGTGGTCCACGGCGGCCAGGGCGGCCAGCGCCTCCAGCGAACCGAGGACGCCGTGCCGCAGGCTCAGGTCGGGGGCGTGGGCGGGGACGTCCAGCCGGGCGGCGCACGTCTCCAGCCGCGCGGCGGACGCCTCCGCTCCCACCGTCCCCGCCGTGTCGGCGGCGGCCAGGGCGACACCGGCCAGACCGGAGTACCAGCCGAGCTCCGTCGGCCGCTCCAGGGCCGCGTCGACCGCGCGGCCCAGCAGTTCGCCCCCGACGGCTGCGTGCGCCGAGGCCGGAAGGCGGTCCACTGCGGCGGCGCTCCCGGCGTCCGTCGCCCGCCGCACGGCGGCGTACCGCAGCAGGGCCCAGCCGATGCCGGCGTCCCCCTCGGCGAATCCGTGCGTCCCGGCGCGGGGGTGGGCCTGGGGCTCGGAGCCGGGGGCCGGGCGCCGTCCGACGCGGGCCAGCAGCCGGTCGGCCAGCCGCCTGGCCGTCTCCCCCGCCCCTGGGGCGGCGTTCGCCCGGTGCACCGCGACGGCGGCGGCCACGGCACCGGCCAGACCCTCCGCGATCCCGTCACCGGCCGGGAGGCCGAGGTCACCGGCGGCTTCTCCGTCGGTGACCTCGGCCGCGAGTTCCAGGGCGGACAGCGCGTCCGGGAGGCAGCCGGCCAGGTCCTCGCCCACGATGGGCGCCAGACGCGCCACCGTGTAGACGATGCCGCTCAGGCCGTGCAGGGCGCCCGGCCCCACGGCGGCGCTCAGCTCCGGTTCCTTGGCCAGCGCGGCCAGCAGCAGCGGCAGCGGCCGGACGGCCTCGGCGGCCAGCTCGGTGTACCGGTCGGCGTCCGCCAGCACCCCGAGCTGCGCCAGGAACAGGGCCACGCCGCAGTACCCCTGCGCGAGTCCGCCGCCCATGGGCAGGACGGCCCAGTGCTGACCCGAAACCTGTTCGAGACCCAGCCAGTTGACCCGGCCGCCGCTGTGCACGGCGCGGGCCGCGATCTCGTCCGCGACGCCGCACGCCGCGCTGAGCAGCCGTGACGGCTCGGGCGCCACCGCCGGAGCGGACGGTCCCGTGAGGACCGAACGGGCCCCGCGCGAGCTGAGGTTCGCTCCGGTGACGGCGAGCGTCGCCGAGATCACCCACTCCTGGTCGTGGCGGTCCACCTCGCCCATGGCCGCGATCTTGTCCAGCGCGGTGCGCAGACCCGGCACCGGCAGCACGTCCTCCAGGACGTCGCCCCGCGAGGTGAGGACCGCCGTCCGCGCCGGGTGGTGGAGGAACAGGGGGACGTCGCCGCCCCACAGGTCGGCGATCTCGTCCTCGACGAGCCGCTGCCGGGCCGGGTCCTGCGCGGACTCGGTGCACAGCAGCGAGAACACGACGTCGCGCGTCAGGGCGTCCCGCAGCACCTCCGGGTGCGCCGACTCGTCCAGCAGCGTCGTGTAGAGGCGCGTCGAGCGGGCGATCAGCCGGCCGGGCGCCTCGCACCGGCGCCCCAGCGGTCCGTCCTCCCCGAGCAGCTCCTCCCGGTGGCCGACGACCGCGTCGTACCCGGCGCGGAAGCCCTCCAGCAGCGCCGCCCGGTGGTCCGCGTGCCCCCGGCCCGCCGTCCGGCCGCGCAGCCGGGGCCGGTTCTGGCCCTGCGGGCTCTCCACCCGGCCGCGCAGCACCCGCATCTCGTCCGTGCCGACGCCCTCCCAGCGCATCGCCGCACTCGGGTAGCCGCCCCCGGCCCCGCCCCCGAGGGCGGAGATGTCCAGGGCGCCGTCCTCCCCGATGAGGAGGCTCGGCAGCAGGCAGGTGCGGTGCACCGAGGCGGCCAGCGCGTCGGCCGCCGGGTCGGCGCCCGCCGTCACGGCCGGGGAGAGCCCGGCGTGCAGCAGCGTCTCGGCGTCGACGACGACGGGCTGGTCCCGGCAGGCGATCACGTTCTCGTAGTGCATGTCGACGCCGTCCAGCGCGTACAGCAGCGCCAGCAGCGCGCCCTGCCGCCGGTAGAAGACGTCCAGCTCCGTGGCCGACTCGCACGGCGTGTGCTCCACGAACTCCAGCCAGCCGTACCCGGCGCCGTGCACCGAGCGCGGCGTGCGCAGCCCCAGCCCCGGCACCCGGCCGTTCGCCCAGGCCACCACCTCGTCCAGCAGCGCGTGCTGGCCCAGCGGCCGGGGCTTGTGGACGACGGTGCCGCCTCCGGCGAAGTGCACGACGGCCACCGCCCGGTGGCCCTGGTGGGCGTCGCCCCGGCCGAAGTCGATCCGGTGGACGGCGCCCGGGTCGGTGCCCCCGAAGAGGCCCTCGGCGATCCGGCTCCGGTCGGCCACCAGGCGGCGCAGCAGCTCCACCGTGTTGCGCGCGGCGTTGTGGCAGGTCACGGCCAGCATCCGGGCCAGGACCGGGTAGCGGGTGAACAGCGTCGTGAGGCCCTGGCGGGTGCCGGCCCCGGCGACGAACGCCGCGAACCGCTCCCGCGACGTCCCGCCCGCCAGCACCCCGGCCGTCCGCGCCCGGTGCAGCTGCGTGACCAGGGACCGGGCCGCCAGGTGGGCCAGGCGCTTCCCCAGGCTCCGCTCGAACCCCTCGCGGACGGCCGCCAGTTCGTCGTGCGGCAGCTCCGGCTCCAGCCGCTCCTCCGCCGCCGCCCAGGCCGCCCGGATCAGCGGGCGCAGCACGGGCAGGAACACCTCGGCGCCCTCGGCGTCCGGAGTGCCGTCGGTCTCCGGCGTCTCCTCGCTCTCCCGCGTCTCCTCCGCCGGCCATTCCGGTGCCGACGCGACCACGCGCTCGGCGTACCGCGCCCACTCCGGCTTGGCGGCGCGTTCCGCCAGTCGCTCGGGGGTCTCCGCCGCCAGCGCCCTGGCCACGTCCTCGCCGAGCCCGAGGCCCGCGAGCCGGGCCGCGAAGCCGTCCACGTCCCCCAGCGACCACGCGGCGGGCCGGGGGCGGGCGGCGTCACCCTGCCGGGGACGGGGCGCCCCCGGGGCGGCGAGTCGCTCCCGCAGGTTCAGGCCCGGCGCCCACCAGAACGGGGGGAGGCCGCCCACCTGGGGCTCTTCGGCAGTGGCGGTGTCAGTCACACCAAGAAAGTTCGCAGAGCCCGCCGCCGCGCACATGGGGGCTCGGCCCCCATATTCCGCACGCGGCCCCCCAGGCCCCGTCCGCACCCCGCCCGATCTGCGGCGCGGCCACCGGCGGCACACCGCACCGCCACCGCAGTCTCCCCACTGCGGCTCGCGCTCCGCTCGCGCCGCGCTCGAACCCGTCCGCCGTTCCCCACCCCCGTCCGCGCCGGTCGCACGGGCCGCACGGGCGGGGGTGGCCAAAAATGGGGGGAGCGGCCCGATGTCGCCACCGGCCCGCTCGCCGCAGCCTGGTACCCGTTCCCCTTCCGCCACCACACCGGCCGGCGGACGACCCCACGGAGGACCACATGGGCGACCCCGTACCCGTCGACGTCGTCGCACTCGACCCGGTGCTCGAAGCCGGCACCAAGGCCACACTGCTCTCCTGCCCACAGGTGCGGCTGGTCGACCCGGACGACGACCCGCGCGTCGTCGTCATCACCGCGGACGCCCTGGGCCGCGCCGAGCTGGACGTCCTGCGCACCGTCCGGGACACGCCCGCACGTCCCGACGTGGTCCTCGTCGCCGCCGAGCCGGCCCCGGCCGACACGCTGCACGCCCTCGCCGCCGGCGCCCGGGGCCTGCTGCGCCGCCGCGAGGCCGACCCCACCCGCCTCGCCCGCGCCGTCCTGGCCGCCGCCCGGGGCGACTGCACGCTGCCGCCGGACCTCCTCGACCTCCTCCTCGAACACTCCGTCTCCCGGGCCACGGCCCCCTGGGCGGCGGCAGGTCTCGACGACCGGGAGCGCTCCGTGCTGCGGATGGTGGCCGACGGGCACGAGACCAGCGAGATCGCCGAGCGGCTCTGCTACTCCCCCCGGACCGTCACCACGATCGTCCACGACATCACCCAGCGGTTCCGGCTGCGCAACCGCGCGCACGCCGTGGCCTACGCGCTGCGGGCGGGTCTGCTGTGACCGCCACCGCCACCACGACCGCCGGAGGACCCCGCCCGCCGTCGGACGACCCCGTCGAGATGCCCTACTCCGACCTCGTCCGCCTGCTCGGCCGGGCCACGTCCCCGCCCGGCGCGGCCCACCGGCCGGAGGCGCCCCGGCTGACCGCCCGCCAGACCGCCGTCCTCACCCTCATGGCGGAGGGCCACGCCAACACGGCCATAGCCCGCACGCTGTCCTGCTCGGAGCACACCGTGAAGAACGTCATCTACGAGCTGATGTCGCGCCTGCACGCGCGCAACCGCTCCCACGCCGTGGCGCGCGCCCTCCACCACAGCCTCATCTGATCGTCCACCTGCCAAGTCGCCCTGTTTGCTTGAGGTTTGAACGAACCAGGGTGACCACGGGGGTAGGTGTTGTGAAGTGGCTCACACTTGCCTCTGGCAGGTTCGTTCCCCGGCCCCGTGCGGGATGATTCCCAGCGGATACCCGTTAGTAGCCAGCACGTCGACCGAGTCCGCCGCCGCCATCCCCCACGTCGTGACTCCCGTCCTGGAGGGGCCGTTGTCGTCGAACACCATCAAGAACGCCGTGCACGGGGACATCTCCGTCGGCACGGTTCTGGCCTGGACCAAGCGGTACACCGACCAGGACGTCCGCGACTTCCACGAGCTGCGCGGCAAGGCCGTCGACCCGCTGCCGGAGGAGCTGCCGTACCTGCTGGTGCTGGCACCGCTGACCAAGCTGGGCGGCGACCTCGACTACCTCTCCCAGAAGATGGACTGGACCGTGTCCAGGCCGGTCGGCCGGAACGAGGAGATCACGGCCGAGCTGGAGGTCACCCGGCTGGAGCCGACGGAGGGAATGACGAAGATCGCGTTCGACGCCCGCGTCCGGTGCGGGGACGACATCGTCATCACCGGCCGCAGCAAGGGATTCATCGTCGGCGCCTGAAGGGACTGGCAGCCATGGGCATCACCCGCACCGCCACGCACACGTTCCACTCCGAGCAGATCGACGTCTGCGCCCGCCTGACCGGTGACCTGGGCGCCCACCACATGGGCGGCCACGGCGACCGCCGCATGGCCCAGGGCGCGCTCACCCTCACCGCAGTGCCGCTGCTCGCCGAACCGGGTGTGCACATGCGGGAGCTCTCCTTCACCTTCCTCGCCCCCGTCTTCGCCGGGGACACGGTCTCGGCGAGCGTCTCCGTGCGGGAGGCGGAGAACGCACCGGACGTGCCCGAGGGGCACCTCCTGCTCGACTGCGAGGTGCAGGTCGTGGGCGCCGAGGGCGCGCCCGTCCTGGCCGGCACGGGGGTCGCCGAACTGCCCCGGGAGCTGTTCGACGAACTTGCCAGAGAAGGGAGTTGAGCCATGGCGGGACCGAGCCCGACGAGCGAGCTCAAGCTGCTCAGTCACGACGTCTTCGTTGATCCCTACCCGACCTACGCGCTGCTGCGCGAACACGCACCGGTGCACTGGGACGACCAGCTGCACGGCTACCTGCTCACCCGGTACGACGACGTGCACGCGGCACTGCGCGACCACGAGACGTTCTCCTCCCGGCGCATCGGCCTGCTCGCGGCCCGGGGCGGCGCCGACCCGTCCCCCGCGATGGAGCGCTTCGTCGAGCTCGCCTCGCAGTGGATGTGGATGCTGGACCCGCCCGAGCACACCCGGGTGCGCAAGCTGATGTCCCAGGGCTTCAGCCCCCGGGACGTGCGCCAGGTGGAGCCCCGGGTGGAGGGCATCGTCGCCCGGCTCGTCGACTCACTGCTCGAGCGCGGCAGCTTCGACCTCATCCCCGACCTCAGCCGCGCCGTGCCGATCGGGGTGCTCCTCGCCCTCTACGGCCTCCCGGACGAGGACGGGCCGCTGCTCACCGAGTGGGCGGACACCATGAAGCTGTTCCTCGGCGGCGCGCCCGACCTGCTCGGTACGCACGGCCCGGCCGCCCAGTCGCTGCGGCAGATGATGGAGTACCTCGGCGCGGTGATCGCCGAGCGCCGCCGCAACCCGGGGGACGACCTCATCTCCCGGCTGGCCCAGGCCGAGGAGAACGGCGAGCGGCTCGACGACGAGGAGCTGTGCTCCAACCTCCTCCTGCTGCTCGTGGCCACCTACGAGACGAGCGTCGACATGCTCGGCAACGGCCTGCGCGGCCTGCTCGCCGAGCGCGACCAGTGGGAACTGCTCAAGGCCGAGCCGGACCGCATCCCGGCCGCCGTCGACGAGATCCTGCGCTGGGACGGCCCGGTGCAGCTCACCCACCGGCTGGTGACACGGGACGTCGAGCTGCACGGCACGACGATCCGGCAGGGCCAGCTCGCCTACCTCGTGAGGGGCTCGGCCAACCGCGACCCGGCGCAGTTCAGCGACCCCGACCGGCTCGACGTCACCCGCACCGAGACCGGCCACGTCGCCCTCGGGACCGGCGTGCACTACTGCATCGGCGCCGGGCTGGCCAAGGTCGAAGGGGCCTACGCACTGCGCGAGTTGACGCGGCGCATCCCCGACCTCGCGCTGGACCCGGAGCGCCCGTACCGCTGGCGCGCGGACAACCTGCAGTTCCGCGGCCTGGCCACGCTGCCCGCCACGACCGGAAGACCGTAGCCGGGCGTCCATGGAGACGACAACGGGGGCTGATCTTCATCTTCACCTGGTCGAACTGTCCGCGGTGCACACCGTGGCAGCACACCTGCCGGCCGCGTTACCGGAACCGGAGCGCGCCGCCGTGCACGGCCGGTACGCGCCGGGACACCGCCGCACCCAGGCCGAGGCGTCCCGGCTCCTGGCCGGCGCCGTCCGACGACGCGCCACCGGGCGCCCGCACCTCAACGTGAGCCACGACTCCGGGCTGCTCGCCCTCCTGCAGAGCACCGGCCCCTGCGGCGTCGACGTCGAGGACGCGCCGGAGGGCGAGCTGCGCGAGGTCGCCGACCGCTACTGCGCCGACGCGGACGCGCCCCTGCTCGCCGGGCCGGGCGGGGCCCGACAGCTGTGGGCGGCCAAGGAGAGCGTCGCCAAGGCGCTCGGCCACGGGCTGCGCGCCGGGCTGGCCACCATTCACTTCACCGACCACCCCGGCCTGACCTGGGCTGAGGCCACCTGGCGCGGCGCGGCGACCGGGCTGCGCACCCGCACCCTCGACCTCGGCCGGCGCCACCTGGCGCTCACCACCGAAGCCGCACCCGGTGCCGCACCCGGAGCCGTCCGCCTCACCCGGTGGACGCCCGGGCACCGTGACGGCCGCTGGTCCCTCCGCCCGAGCTCCTCGACGGCGGAACTCCAGGAGATATCGACGTCCGACTGACCACGCGAAACGGGGGCACGTATGGACCAACCGACACTGCACAGCGCGCTGGACACGATGGTCGCCGGGTACGGGGAGGTCACCGTCGACTTCCCCGCCGAGCGGACCGCGCTCTCCCTGCGCGAGCTGAGCACACGCTCGCGCCGCATCGCCGGAAGGCTGCACGACCTCGGCATCCGTACGGGCGACCGCGTCGGCGCCCTGTCCACCAACGAACCCGACTTCCTCCTGCTGTTCTTCGCGCTCAGCCGGCTCGGGGCGTGCGTCTGCCCCCTCCCGATGAACGCCCGGGAGGCCGACACCGCCAAACTGGTCAGCGTGCTGGACGACGCCGGCATCAAGGACGTCCTGATCTCGGGCCGGCTGACGCCGATGCTGCCGTTCATCGAGGAGGCACTGCCGGGCCGCCGGGTCCTGCCGGCCTCGGAGACGCTGGTCGACGGTGACCGCGAGGTGGACGGCGCGGAGGTGGGAACCGAACGCGAGATCGTCCTCCAGTACACCTCGGGCAGCACCTCCTACCCGAAGGGCGTCCGGCTCACCCACGCGGGCGTGCTGACCTGCCTGCGCGCGATCCGCGACGGGATCGCGCTCACGCCCGCCGACCGGAACTCCAGCTGGCTGCCGCTCTTCCACGACATGGGCCTCTTCGGCACGCTGACCGGCATCCTCACCGGCGTCCCGTGCACGATCTGGCGGCCCTCGGCCTTCGTCAAGGACCCGGCCGGCTGGCTGCGGCGGTTCGCCGAGGGCGGCTACACCATCAGCCCGATGCCCAACTTCGCCTACGACTACCTGGTGGACGCGGTACCGGCCGAGGAGGCGGCGTCCTACGACCTGTCCCGGTGGCGGGTCGCGTTCAACGGCGCCGAGCCGATCGCCGTCGACTCGCTGGAGGCGTTCTTCCAGCACTTCGCCCCGGCCCGTTTCGATCCCCGCACGATGCTGACGGTCTACGGCCTGGCCGAGGCCACGCTCGCGGTCACCTTCCCGCCGCTGGAACGCGCACCGCGCTGGGAGTGGGTCGACCGCACGGCCCTGGCCGAGCGCGGCACCGCCGTGCCGGTCGACCGGACGGCACCGGGCGCGCGCGGCGTCGT contains the following coding sequences:
- a CDS encoding AAA family ATPase, with amino-acid sequence MRSRTRFIVGRDPELSEIGRALTDAREGRGGVVFLVGEAGIGKSRLAAEAAGTAFGSGMRVLRGRSSTTGPTVPFRPLTEALMTLFRSGEPLDDLPLGPYRPTLGRIIPDWSSDTQEDSSMVILGEAVLRLLIATGKEHGQLLLLEDLHDADPETLAVVEYLVDNLEYTNVVLLATIRTEPCDALDMAEAAGRRGAGAVLELAPLTRTEVGGVVAAQLGTEPEQVPPEVLERLWDDSAGSPFLVEELLQGLISSGALVRGDEGWRVVGSLRSDVSTALARGILRRIDRLGPQGLTLLSAAAVIGRRFPLTVLQRMTGIDDRGLLSHLHAGVAAQLVVSDEPAPDWYAFRHALTAEALMTQLTPGNRAEMAGRAADAVQKLHPALEGEWCPLAAELREQAGADGEAGRLFADAGLRALAAGAIGSAVTLLGRAERLLAGNQDTARRTEVLEALLPALAEAGDFAQAFSFAEHLHTPGGSGLSAQRLAVLHTRLAKVAHTSGRWEDGNRQIARARALLGEGPDERSTAPIDVTAAYLALDTPGPDRTQLAEKLAYSALQAAERHGMATVVCQAWELLATLARERDFDEASALLQSALSTAERHQLPVQRMYALTRIGGNSWLTEGSTDGLLAARNEAQRLGSATIVYTIDGILILDAVLRGEFDAAREAGRECLAVVQRLRLAPASRYVLMAQATRAAHLGDRAAMDGALAAFAEWDGSGSQEEPLTRGLARAFCSLLEEDRAGALAELRAVAALEDANPSTYYLSGRYGIGLLLEVLAGEADRGRFEEVAATAPGRMRWNRQFLLFADAVLLGRDGRGDAAEAAVAEALRVAAPYPTALHLGLRLIAEAAHESGWGEPVAWLRKAELHFHQNAVTAVANASRAALRGMGAPVHQRRSGASRIPDELRTQGVTVREYEVFQLLAERLGNKDIADRLYISPRTVEKHIAALGTKTGRPNRAALCELAAALAS
- a CDS encoding cytochrome P450, which codes for MAGPSPTSELKLLSHDVFVDPYPTYALLREHAPVHWDDQLHGYLLTRYDDVHAALRDHETFSSRRIGLLAARGGADPSPAMERFVELASQWMWMLDPPEHTRVRKLMSQGFSPRDVRQVEPRVEGIVARLVDSLLERGSFDLIPDLSRAVPIGVLLALYGLPDEDGPLLTEWADTMKLFLGGAPDLLGTHGPAAQSLRQMMEYLGAVIAERRRNPGDDLISRLAQAEENGERLDDEELCSNLLLLLVATYETSVDMLGNGLRGLLAERDQWELLKAEPDRIPAAVDEILRWDGPVQLTHRLVTRDVELHGTTIRQGQLAYLVRGSANRDPAQFSDPDRLDVTRTETGHVALGTGVHYCIGAGLAKVEGAYALRELTRRIPDLALDPERPYRWRADNLQFRGLATLPATTGRP
- a CDS encoding helix-turn-helix transcriptional regulator; the protein is MGDPVPVDVVALDPVLEAGTKATLLSCPQVRLVDPDDDPRVVVITADALGRAELDVLRTVRDTPARPDVVLVAAEPAPADTLHALAAGARGLLRRREADPTRLARAVLAAARGDCTLPPDLLDLLLEHSVSRATAPWAAAGLDDRERSVLRMVADGHETSEIAERLCYSPRTVTTIVHDITQRFRLRNRAHAVAYALRAGLL
- a CDS encoding 4'-phosphopantetheinyl transferase family protein — translated: MAAHLPAALPEPERAAVHGRYAPGHRRTQAEASRLLAGAVRRRATGRPHLNVSHDSGLLALLQSTGPCGVDVEDAPEGELREVADRYCADADAPLLAGPGGARQLWAAKESVAKALGHGLRAGLATIHFTDHPGLTWAEATWRGAATGLRTRTLDLGRRHLALTTEAAPGAAPGAVRLTRWTPGHRDGRWSLRPSSSTAELQEISTSD
- a CDS encoding type 2 lanthipeptide synthetase LanM family protein, which translates into the protein MTDTATAEEPQVGGLPPFWWAPGLNLRERLAAPGAPRPRQGDAARPRPAAWSLGDVDGFAARLAGLGLGEDVARALAAETPERLAERAAKPEWARYAERVVASAPEWPAEETRESEETPETDGTPDAEGAEVFLPVLRPLIRAAWAAAEERLEPELPHDELAAVREGFERSLGKRLAHLAARSLVTQLHRARTAGVLAGGTSRERFAAFVAGAGTRQGLTTLFTRYPVLARMLAVTCHNAARNTVELLRRLVADRSRIAEGLFGGTDPGAVHRIDFGRGDAHQGHRAVAVVHFAGGGTVVHKPRPLGQHALLDEVVAWANGRVPGLGLRTPRSVHGAGYGWLEFVEHTPCESATELDVFYRRQGALLALLYALDGVDMHYENVIACRDQPVVVDAETLLHAGLSPAVTAGADPAADALAASVHRTCLLPSLLIGEDGALDISALGGGAGGGYPSAAMRWEGVGTDEMRVLRGRVESPQGQNRPRLRGRTAGRGHADHRAALLEGFRAGYDAVVGHREELLGEDGPLGRRCEAPGRLIARSTRLYTTLLDESAHPEVLRDALTRDVVFSLLCTESAQDPARQRLVEDEIADLWGGDVPLFLHHPARTAVLTSRGDVLEDVLPVPGLRTALDKIAAMGEVDRHDQEWVISATLAVTGANLSSRGARSVLTGPSAPAVAPEPSRLLSAACGVADEIAARAVHSGGRVNWLGLEQVSGQHWAVLPMGGGLAQGYCGVALFLAQLGVLADADRYTELAAEAVRPLPLLLAALAKEPELSAAVGPGALHGLSGIVYTVARLAPIVGEDLAGCLPDALSALELAAEVTDGEAAGDLGLPAGDGIAEGLAGAVAAAVAVHRANAAPGAGETARRLADRLLARVGRRPAPGSEPQAHPRAGTHGFAEGDAGIGWALLRYAAVRRATDAGSAAAVDRLPASAHAAVGGELLGRAVDAALERPTELGWYSGLAGVALAAADTAGTVGAEASAARLETCAARLDVPAHAPDLSLRHGVLGSLEALAALAAVDHPRTGEIRSALTYRTGEVLGRLDQHGHRCGTPDHVPSPGFLTGLSGIGYALLRLAFPDRVPSVLLLDTAPASPGGSRTT
- a CDS encoding response regulator transcription factor; translation: MTATATTTAGGPRPPSDDPVEMPYSDLVRLLGRATSPPGAAHRPEAPRLTARQTAVLTLMAEGHANTAIARTLSCSEHTVKNVIYELMSRLHARNRSHAVARALHHSLI
- a CDS encoding MaoC family dehydratase, yielding MGITRTATHTFHSEQIDVCARLTGDLGAHHMGGHGDRRMAQGALTLTAVPLLAEPGVHMRELSFTFLAPVFAGDTVSASVSVREAENAPDVPEGHLLLDCEVQVVGAEGAPVLAGTGVAELPRELFDELAREGS